The region GAGTGCATGGCACCGGCGCGGGTGAAGGGATCGCTGCGATAGCCGAAGCCCGAGGAGATCGACGCACGGCTCGCCGGGGCGACCTGCGGGATGCCTTCGAGCGTACGCTCGAGCGCGGTCATGCGCGCAAGGCTGAGGCCGAGACGCTCGAAACGCGGGTCGAGGTCGCCGTTAGCGGCGCTTGCCAGCTGCTCGAGCGGACCACCCATCGCGCTGCGATCGGCATTGCGGATCATGCTGTCGGGGTTGAGGCCGAGATCGCGGATCGCCTTCGCGGCGCGAGCGGCGCGGCGGTCTGCGAAGCGGGTGAGGCGCTCGACGAAAACGAGCTGGCGGGCTTCGATCTTGGCGAGAGCGGCAGCTTCGGGGATCAGCGCGCTGACCTTGTCGACGGTCGCCTGCGCCTCGGTCGAGGAATCGCTGACGGTTTCTTCCGCGCGCACGTCGTCGGGCAGGCTATCGACCATCGCCTCGATGAATTCCTGGCGCTGCTGTAGGTCCGCGGCGACGTCGTCGAGCTGGTTGGAATAGGCGTCGAAACGCTCTTCCTTGGTCGCGACGCGCGCTTCGCGATCGAGCAGCGAAGCCCGCTCGGCCTCGGCGCGATACTGGCTCCAGCCCATCACGGCCATGGAGATGGCCCACGCGAAAAGCGCCGCCACGGCAATCGAGGCGGCGGCGATCTGCATGCGCGAAGTTATCTTGATGAAGCGAACCTGGCCCTGCGATCGCATGAAGAACTCGCGATCCGGAAACCAGGTGGCCAGGCGACGTCCCATACCGCCGGCAGTTCGTGAATTGTCCAAAGCGACCCCGTTATCGTGGCTTTTTGATTGATCGGGGCGCTAGCACGGGATTTCGGGCGCGTCGAATCGGAGTCGCGCGCGACTAGGCGAGTCGAAGGACTCGCGCGGTGAGTTGTTGTGAACCTTCTCACCTGAATGCCCAATGTCCGGGATTCGAAGCGGTTCCCGAAAGCGCTGACAATTTCCGATACGCTTGGTAACGACAGTCTACGAATGACCCGGAATCGCGATCTTCCCCAACGATTCAACCGCTTGCGGGGCGAGTCGTGAGAATCGGTCTGCTCGGCGGCAGTTTCAACCCGGCGCATGGCGGGCATCGGCGAATCTCCTTGTTCGCGAAAGAGGCCTTGGGGCTCGACGAAGTGTGGTGGCTCGTTTCGCCCGGAAACCCGCTCAAACCGCGGGCCGGAATGGCCCCCTTGACGTCACGCGTGCACTCCGCACTGGCAATGGCAAGGCGCGCCCCGATCCGGGTGAGCGCGATCGAACGGCAGTTCGGGACGCGCTACACGATCGACACGCTCCACGCGCTCAAACGGCGCTTTCCCGACCACGACTTCGTCTGGCTGATGGGCTCCGACAACCTTGCGCAATTCCACAGGTGGAAGGATTGGCGCGGCATAGCGCGTGCCATGCCGATTGCGGTCATCGCGCGACCCGGCTATGATGGCGATGCTGTTGCAAGCCCCGCAATGGCCTGGCTCGGAAGGCACCGCGTCTCCCCGGCCAGACTGAAATCGAGGGGCAGATGGAGTTCGCCGGCACTGGTGACCTTGCGTTTTGATCCCGACCCGCGTTCGGCCACGGCTATCCGCCGCGCCGATCCGGACTGGGCTTCGCGAATGCCCGATCGCTCGCCGCGCGACCAACTCACGCACAGGTTGATAGAGGAACCCGTCGCTTGACGCGTCAGTTACCTCGACATCGGCCCGCGTGCCACACCAACACCAGGAGCAATGACACCGCCTATGAACCAGGCGCAAACCGATATCGCCGCAAACGGCAATGGCATGACTAGCCCCGGCAACGCCGCCGACTTCGAAGCCGAGGAGGGCAGCGTGCTCGCCCTCGTGCTCGAACAGCTCGACGACGACCAGGCGCAGGACGTCGTGGTCATTCCGCTGGAAGGCAAGTCGAGCATCGCCGATCACATGGTCATCGCCTCGGGTCGCTCGACCCGGCAGGTGGCGTCCATGGCGCAGAAGCTGGCCGAAAAGATCAAGCAGGGCGGCTTCGGCCCGGCCCGGCTCGAAGGCCTGCCCGCTGCGGATTGGGTGCTGATCGATTCCGGTGACGTCGTCGTCCACCTGTTCCGGCCGGAAGTGCGCAGCTTCTACAACCTGGAACGCATGTGGGCATTCGGCGACGCCCCGCCGGTCGCAGCAGGCACTGCCTGACCTGACCTTTCGTGCCCGCAAGGCGCGCGGGCAAAGGATCGTTTGAAGCCATGCTCCTGCATGTGATCGCGCGCGGGAAGATCGCCCGCTCCCCCGAAGCGGACCTCGTCGCGCGATACGAGAAGCGCCTTACCTGGCCCGTCCGGCTGACCGAACTGCCGGAAACGGGCGGGAAAATTCCCGAACCGCAAACCCCTTTCCGCACCGTGCTGCTCGACGAGCGCGGAAAGGATATGCCGAGCGAGAAGCTGGCCGAAGTGCTCGGCCGCTGGCGCGACGACGGCATCCGCGAAACGCGCTTCGTGATCGGCGCGGCCGACGGCCACTCGCGCGAGGAGCGGGCCGAGGCGGATCTGCTGCTCGCATTCGGCAAGGCGACCTGGCCGCACCTGCTCGCCCGCGCGATGCTGATGGAGCAGCTCTACCGCGC is a window of Erythrobacter sp. HKB08 DNA encoding:
- a CDS encoding peptidoglycan DD-metalloendopeptidase family protein, with product MGRRLATWFPDREFFMRSQGQVRFIKITSRMQIAAASIAVAALFAWAISMAVMGWSQYRAEAERASLLDREARVATKEERFDAYSNQLDDVAADLQQRQEFIEAMVDSLPDDVRAEETVSDSSTEAQATVDKVSALIPEAAALAKIEARQLVFVERLTRFADRRAARAAKAIRDLGLNPDSMIRNADRSAMGGPLEQLASAANGDLDPRFERLGLSLARMTALERTLEGIPQVAPASRASISSGFGYRSDPFTRAGAMHSGLDFKGPMGAPIHSAAKGRVTYVGWKSGYGKTVEVSHGNGLMTRYAHMSRFNAKVGQQVDAGDVIGAIGSTGRSTGPHLHFEVRINNRAVNPRPFLEKAPNVLKEVRAAGSAKQAGA
- a CDS encoding nicotinate-nucleotide adenylyltransferase, with the translated sequence MQPLAGRVVRIGLLGGSFNPAHGGHRRISLFAKEALGLDEVWWLVSPGNPLKPRAGMAPLTSRVHSALAMARRAPIRVSAIERQFGTRYTIDTLHALKRRFPDHDFVWLMGSDNLAQFHRWKDWRGIARAMPIAVIARPGYDGDAVASPAMAWLGRHRVSPARLKSRGRWSSPALVTLRFDPDPRSATAIRRADPDWASRMPDRSPRDQLTHRLIEEPVA
- the rsfS gene encoding ribosome silencing factor, with protein sequence MTSPGNAADFEAEEGSVLALVLEQLDDDQAQDVVVIPLEGKSSIADHMVIASGRSTRQVASMAQKLAEKIKQGGFGPARLEGLPAADWVLIDSGDVVVHLFRPEVRSFYNLERMWAFGDAPPVAAGTA
- a CDS encoding 23S rRNA (pseudouridine(1915)-N(3))-methyltransferase RlmH, whose translation is MLLHVIARGKIARSPEADLVARYEKRLTWPVRLTELPETGGKIPEPQTPFRTVLLDERGKDMPSEKLAEVLGRWRDDGIRETRFVIGAADGHSREERAEADLLLAFGKATWPHLLARAMLMEQLYRATAILAGHPYHRAG